The Ictidomys tridecemlineatus isolate mIctTri1 chromosome 6, mIctTri1.hap1, whole genome shotgun sequence genome includes a region encoding these proteins:
- the Tubgcp6 gene encoding gamma-tubulin complex component 6 isoform X5, which produces MAGITQLFDDLCEALLPAAPARPRQRGVARSRAKQTLKRVAYNALFTSLFQEETQQPQPDLPKLPVRNKVLMLSFDLRVGGLGPEADRLEELVEGLEADPCCPLVELGSALDLLVQLAGSGPPRTLRRKRDYFCHNRHAGRNVPYGGYDCCDLRLLEMDVQSLIASEEYSCHSMVQETLQVMEAAPGTGLPTVGLFSFGDPCGDRFERETRISIFGALVHSRTYDMDVRLDLPPVPDSADLSGLAIKVPQSVDQWEDEGFQSASNLTPDSQSEPSMTPDVDLWEAALTYEPSKRRCWERVGCPPGHREEPYLTEAGRDAFDRFCRLRQGELQALSGGLLQAPRPLLVKEQELVKDSLNVLLGVVSATFSLCQLSQAFVVERGVHVSGASPESISSILSEVAEYGTCYTRLSHFSVQPVLGSSCSRGLVFQAFTSGLRRYLQYYRACVLATPPTLSLLTIGFLFKKLGRQLRYLAELCGVGTVLPGSSGGEPRDAFPTGVKLLSYLYQEALDNCSNEHYPVLLSLLKTSCEPYTRFIHDWVYSGVFRDVYGEFMIQVNHEYLGFRDKFYWTHGYVLISKEVEDCVPVFLKHIAHDVYVCGKTINLLKLCCPRHYLCWSDVPVPRISVIFSLEELKEIEKDCAVYVGRMERVARHSSISKEEKELRMEIAKQELIVHAREAASRVLSELSDRQMSEQMALDARKREQFQRLKEQFVKDQERRLAARQEELEDDFSYAREVRDREKRLTALEEELDRKARQALVDHYSKLSAEAARREQRALWRIQRHRLESARLRFFLEDEKRVQEMLKNVAEVCQPQELLGHLPGTCSQVNALLQVTSPGPEHPDRGPTCNSAPTELHLAAWDCPGRPSVPATQAIESPAVGAGGSGTRLAEGAEPFSAGLSITDFLPLGPSAEQPVQTNRALPLEEALQTISSDLPAVSPGEAHATAGTQPAQPQEYDFSTVLRPAAATSPSPGPLQAVEGSLGPEEHAPWEGTHEGTQMALSPPLRHVTSEEGSNQPTGQLHRHVSDASIRVGENMPDVAPSRPRWNVHGHVSDASIRVGENMPDVAPSRPRWNVHGHVSDASIRVGENMPDVAPSRPRWNVHGHVSDASIRVGENMPDVAPSRPRWNVHGHVSDASIRVGENMPDVAPSRPRWNVHGHVSDASIRVGENMPDVAPSRPRWNVHGHVSDASIRVGENMLEAEPIPPWPHQNPPSHESQAGSSLEVQNPALEHGPRLPVDTEPSICCPKVGSLQNLPSVASKSSTLGDSVSEEPGAGKNGDNDDLSPSWPPNSQVGRTQPGEGSMQGAPHALFQHKPKGAWEQLLGGVPTLSLDSQEGTAAPSSPEAAAEVEALRWGKEQAYVAGLASRYHLEQYPDSYESMSEAPAAHLVRHVLPRAFAFPVDPWVQSAVDETTVQLTELLTLPVLMQRSLTAPLAAHVSLVNQAAVDYFFAELHLEAHFEALRHFLLMEDGEFAQSLSDLLFEKLGAGQTPGELLNPLVLNCILSKALQYSLHGDTPHATNLSFALKYLPEVFAPNAPDVLSCLELRSTGPSTSSSPRTA; this is translated from the exons ATGGCCGGCATCACCCAGCTGTTCGATGACCTGTGCGAGGCCCTCCTGCCAGCGGCCCCGGCTCGCCCGCGCCAGCGCGGCGTGGCCCGGAGCCGGGCGAAGCAGACCCTCAAGCGGGTGGCCTACAATGCCCTTTTCACGAGCCTGTTCCAAGAGGAGACTCAGCAGCCGCAGCCCGACCTCCCGAAGCTCCCCGTGAGAAACAAGGTCCTCATGTTGTCCTTCGACCTGAGAGTGGGCGGCCTGGGCCCCGAGGCTGACCGACTGGAGGAGCTGGTGGAGGGGCTGGAGGCAGACCCGTGCTGTCCACTCGTGGAGCTGGGCTCTGCGCTGGACCTCCTCGTCCAGCTGGCAGGGAGCGGCCCGCCACGCACCCTGCGGAGAAAACGGGACTACTTCTGCCACAACAGGCACGCGGGCCGGAACGTCCCCTACGGCGGCTACGACTGCTGCGACCTGCGGCTGTTGGAGATGGACGTCCAGTCCCTGATCGCCAGCGAGGAGTACTCCTGTCACAGCATGGTCCAGGAAACGCTTCAAGTGATGGAGGCTGCTCCAGGCACTGGCCTGCCCACCGTAGGGCTCTTCTCCTTCGGTGACCCTTGTGGTGACAGGTTTGAGAGAGAAACCCGCATCTCCATCTTCGGTGCTCTTGTGCACAGTCGCACTTATGACATGGATGTGCGACTAGACTTGCCCCCTGTGCCTGATAGTGCAGACCTCTCTGGACTGGCCATTAAG GTCCCTCAGAGTGTGGATCAGTGGGAAGACGAAGGGTTCCAGTCAGCATCCAATTTGACTCCTGATTCTCAGTCTGAACCAAGCATGACTCCAGATGTGGACTTGTGGGAAGCTGCCCTCACGTATGAGCCCAGCAAGCGGAGGTGCTGGGAGCGAGTGGGATG CCCCCCTGGCCACAGAGAGGAGCCCTACCTCACTGAGGCGGGAAGGGACGCCTTTGACAGGTTCTGCAGGCTCCGCCAAGGTGAGCTTCAGGCGCTCAGTGGGGGCCTCCTGCAGGCCCCAAGGCCCCTGCTGGTGAAGGAACAAGAGCTGGTGAAGGACTCGCTGAACGTCCTGCTTGGGGTGGTGTCCGCCACGTTCTCCCTCTGCCAG CTCTCTCAGGCCTTTGTTGTGGAGCGGGGTGTCCACGTGTCAGGGGCTTCTCCCGAGAGCATCAGCAGTATCCTGTCAGAGGTGGCTGAGTATGGGACCTGCTATACACGCCTGAGCCACTTCTCCGTGCAGCCCGTGCTGGGCTCCTCCTGCAGCAGGGGCCTTGTGTTTCAG GCCTTCACCAGCGGCTTGAGGCGGTACCTGCAGTACTACCGGGCCTGCGTCCTCGCCACCCCGCCCACACTCAGCCTCCTCACCATTGGCTTTCTCTTTAAGAAGTTGGGCCGGCAGCTCAG GTACCTGGCTGAGCTTTGTGGTGTTGGCACTGTGCTCCCTGGGTCCAGCGGAGGAGAGCCCAGGGATGCATTCCCTACC GGGGTGAAGCTGCTGTCCTACCTCTATCAGGAAGCCCTGGACAACTGCAGCAATGAGCACTACCCTGTGCTGCTGTCCCTGCTGAAGACAAGCTGTGAGCCCTATACACG GTTCATTCATGACTGGGTGTACAGCGGGGTCTTCAGAGACGTGTATGGGGAGTTCATGATCCAGGTGAACCACGAGTACCTTGGCTTCAGAG ACAAGTTTTACTGGACCCATGGCTATGTGCTCATCTCCAAAGAGGTGGAGGACTGTGTGCCTGTGTTCCTGAAGCACATTGCCCACGACGTGTACGTCTGTGGGAAGACCATCAACCTGCTGAAGCTCTGCTGTCCCCGG CACTACCTCTGTTGGTCAGATGTCCCTGTGCCTCGCATTTCGGTGATTTTCTCCCTGGAGGAGTTGAAGGAGATAGAGAAGGACTGTGCCGTCTACGTTGGGCGGATGGAGAGGGTTGCCCGCCACAGCTCCATCAGCAAGGAGGAGAAG GAACTACGTATGGAAATTGCAAAACAAGAATTAATTGTCCATGCCCGGGAAGCAGCCTCCAGGGTCCTGAGTGAGCTGAGCG ACCGGCAGATGTCCGAGCAGATGGCCTTAGATGCCCGGAAGCGAGAGCAATTTCAGCGTCTAAAGGAGCAATTTGTGAAGGACCAGGAG CGACGCCTGGCGGCCCGACAGGAAGAACTGGAAGATGACTTCAGCTATGCTCGTGAGGTCCGGGACCGAGAGAAGCGGCTGACAGCCCTGGAGGAAGAGCTGGACAGGAAGGCCAG GCAGGCACTGGTGGACCACTATAGCAAGTTGTCTGCAGAGGCAGCTCGTCGGGAGCAGAGGGCACTGTGGAGAATCCAGAGGCACCGATTGGAAAGTGCACGGCTTCGTTTTTTCCTAGAAGATGAAAAGCGTGTCCAG GAGATGCTGAAGAACGTGGCTGAGGTTTGCCAGCCCCAGGAGCTGCTGGGTCACCTCCCAGGTACCTGCTCCCAG GTCAATGCCCTGTTGCAGGTCACATCTCCAGGCCCCGAGCACCCAGACAGAGGTCCTACCTGTAATTCAGCACCCACAGAGCTGCACTTGGCTGCCTGGGATTGTCCAGGCAGGCCGAGTGTGCCCGCTACGCAGGCCATTGAGTCTCCAGCAGTTGGGGCTGGTGGCTCAGGGACCAGACTGGCAGAGGGGGCTGAGCCGTTCTCTGCTGGCCTCAGCATCACAGACTTCCTGCCCTTGGGTCCCAGCGCTGAGCAGCCTGTGCAGACCAACAGGGCCCTTCCCCTGGAGGAGGCGCTGCAGACCATCAGCTCAGACCTGCCTGCCGTTTCCCCTGGGGAGGCCCATGCCACAGCTGGCACACAGCCTGCCCAGCCACAGGAGTACGACTTCAGCACCGTCCTGAGGCCAGCTGCGGCCACCTCACCTTCCCCAGGTCCCCTTCAGGCTGTTGAGGGCAGCTTGGGCCCTGAGGAGCACGCGCCATGGGAGGGCACGCACGAGGGCACACAGATGGCTCTGTCCCCCCCACTCAGGCATGTCACCTCTGAGGAGGGAAGCAACCAGCCCACAGGGCAGCTCCATAGGCACGTGTCAGATGCCAGCATCAGGGTTGGCGAGAACATGCCAGACGTGGCTCCCTCTCGGCCACGGTGGAACGTCCACGGGCACGTGTCGGATGCCAGCATCAGGGTGGGGGAGAACATGCCAGACGTGGCTCCCTCCCGCCCACGGTGGAACGTCCACGGGCACGTGTCGGATGCCAGCATCAGGGTGGGGGAGAACATGCCAGACGTGGCTCCCTCCCGGCCACGGTGGAACGTCCACGGGCACGTGTCGGATGCCAGCATCAGGGTGGGGGAGAACATGCCAGACGTGGCTCCCTCCCGCCCACGGTGGAACGTCCACGGGCACGTGTCGGATGCCAGCATCAGAGTCGGGGAGAACATGCCAGACGTGGCTCCCTCCCGGCCGCGGTGGAACGTCCACGGGCACGTGTCGGATGCCAGCATCAGAGTCGGGGAGAACATGCCAGACGTGGCTCCCTCCCGGCCGCGGTGGAACGTCCACGGGCACGTGTCAGATGCCAGCATCAGGGTGGGGGAGAACATGCTAGAAGCTGAGCCCATCCCACCCTGGCCCCACCAGAACCCTCCTAGCCACGAGTCCCAGGCAGGCTCAAGCCTGGAAGTACAGAACCCTGCCCTGGAACATGGGCCACGGCTACCTGTAGACACGGAGCCTTCCATCTGCTGTCCCAAAGTGGGCAGCCTGCAGAACTTGCCCTCTGTTGCGTCCAAGTCCAGCACTTTGGGAGACAGTGTCTCTGAGGAGCCAG GTGCAGGGAAGAATGGTGACAATGATGACCTCTCTCCAAGCTGGCCTCCAAACTCTCAGGTTGGAAGGACACAGCCTGGGGAGGGGAGCATGCAGGGAGCCCCACATGCCCTTTTCCAACACAAACCCAAGGGGGCCTGGGAGCAGCTGCTGGGCGGGGTGCCCACCTTGAGTTTGGATTCTCAGGAAGGCACAGCTGCCCCGAGCAGCCCTGAGGCAGCAGCTGAGGTGGAGGCGCTGCGCTGGGGCAAGGAGCAGGCCTATGTGGCAGGCCTGGCCAGTCGGTACCACCTGGAGCAGTACCCGGACAGCTACGAGTCCATGT CAGAGGCCCCCGCTGCCCACCTGGTACGCCACGTGCTTCCCCGGGCCTTCGCCTTCCCCGTGGACCCCTGGGTGCAGTCGGCTGTGGACGAGACCACGGTGCAGTTGACCGAGCTGCTGACGCTGCCGGTGCTCATGCAGCGCTCCCTTACTGCCCCGCTGGCTGCCCA CGTCTCCCTGGTGAACCAAGCTGCAGTTGACTACTTCTTTGCGGAGCTGCACCTGGAGGCGCACTTTGAGGCTTTGCGGCACTTCCTGCTGATGGAGGATGGGGAGTTTGCCCAGTCCCTGAGTGACCTGCTCTTTGAGAAG CTCGGGGCTGGGCAGACACCTGGGGAACTGCTCAACCCACTGGTCCTCAACTGCATCCTGAGCAAGGCCCTCCAGTACAGCCTCCATGGGGACACCCCACATGCCACCAACCTCTCCTTCGCCCTCAAGTACCTGCCTGAAGTGTTTGCTCCCAATGCCCCGGATGTGCTGAGCTGCCTGGAGCTCAG GTCGACTGGCCCCTCAACATCGTCATCACCGAGAACTGCCTGA
- the Tubgcp6 gene encoding gamma-tubulin complex component 6 isoform X7 — translation MAGITQLFDDLCEALLPAAPARPRQRGVARSRAKQTLKRVAYNALFTSLFQEETQQPQPDLPKLPVRNKVLMLSFDLRVGGLGPEADRLEELVEGLEADPCCPLVELGSALDLLVQLAGSGPPRTLRRKRDYFCHNRHAGRNVPYGGYDCCDLRLLEMDVQSLIASEEYSCHSMVQETLQVMEAAPGTGLPTVGLFSFGDPCGDRFERETRISIFGALVHSRTYDMDVRLDLPPVPDSADLSGLAIKVPQSVDQWEDEGFQSASNLTPDSQSEPSMTPDVDLWEAALTYEPSKRRCWERVGCPPGHREEPYLTEAGRDAFDRFCRLRQGELQALSGGLLQAPRPLLVKEQELVKDSLNVLLGVVSATFSLCQLSQAFVVERGVHVSGASPESISSILSEVAEYGTCYTRLSHFSVQPVLGSSCSRGLVFQAFTSGLRRYLQYYRACVLATPPTLSLLTIGFLFKKLGRQLRYLAELCGVGTVLPGSSGGEPRDAFPTGVKLLSYLYQEALDNCSNEHYPVLLSLLKTSCEPYTRFIHDWVYSGVFRDVYGEFMIQVNHEYLGFRDKFYWTHGYVLISKEVEDCVPVFLKHIAHDVYVCGKTINLLKLCCPRHYLCWSDVPVPRISVIFSLEELKEIEKDCAVYVGRMERVARHSSISKEEKELRMEIAKQELIVHAREAASRVLSELSDRQMSEQMALDARKREQFQRLKEQFVKDQERRLAARQEELEDDFSYAREVRDREKRLTALEEELDRKARQALVDHYSKLSAEAARREQRALWRIQRHRLESARLRFFLEDEKRVQEMLKNVAEVCQPQELLGHLPGTCSQVTSPGPEHPDRGPTCNSAPTELHLAAWDCPGRPSVPATQAIESPAVGAGGSGTRLAEGAEPFSAGLSITDFLPLGPSAEQPVQTNRALPLEEALQTISSDLPAVSPGEAHATAGTQPAQPQEYDFSTVLRPAAATSPSPGPLQAVEGSLGPEEHAPWEGTHEGTQMALSPPLRHVTSEEGSNQPTGQLHRHVSDASIRVGENMPDVAPSRPRWNVHGHVSDASIRVGENMPDVAPSRPRWNVHGHVSDASIRVGENMPDVAPSRPRWNVHGHVSDASIRVGENMPDVAPSRPRWNVHGHVSDASIRVGENMPDVAPSRPRWNVHGHVSDASIRVGENMPDVAPSRPRWNVHGHVSDASIRVGENMLEAEPIPPWPHQNPPSHESQAGSSLEVQNPALEHGPRLPVDTEPSICCPKVGSLQNLPSVASKSSTLGDSVSEEPGAGKNGDNDDLSPSWPPNSQEGTAAPSSPEAAAEVEALRWGKEQAYVAGLASRYHLEQYPDSYESMSEAPAAHLVRHVLPRAFAFPVDPWVQSAVDETTVQLTELLTLPVLMQRSLTAPLAAHVSLVNQAAVDYFFAELHLEAHFEALRHFLLMEDGEFAQSLSDLLFEKLGAGQTPGELLNPLVLNCILSKALQYSLHGDTPHATNLSFALKYLPEVFAPNAPDVLSCLELRYKVDWPLNIVITENCLSKYSGIFSFLLQLKLMMWTLKDICFHLKRTALVSHAAGSVQFRQLQLFKHEMQHFVKVTQGYIANQILHVSWCEFRARLATVGNLEEIQRAHAEYLHKAVFRGLLTEKAAPVMNIIHSIFSLVLKFRSQLISQAWGPASGPRGAEHPNFALMQQSYSTFKYYSHFLFKVVTKLVNRGYQPHLEDFLLRINFNSYYQDA, via the exons ATGGCCGGCATCACCCAGCTGTTCGATGACCTGTGCGAGGCCCTCCTGCCAGCGGCCCCGGCTCGCCCGCGCCAGCGCGGCGTGGCCCGGAGCCGGGCGAAGCAGACCCTCAAGCGGGTGGCCTACAATGCCCTTTTCACGAGCCTGTTCCAAGAGGAGACTCAGCAGCCGCAGCCCGACCTCCCGAAGCTCCCCGTGAGAAACAAGGTCCTCATGTTGTCCTTCGACCTGAGAGTGGGCGGCCTGGGCCCCGAGGCTGACCGACTGGAGGAGCTGGTGGAGGGGCTGGAGGCAGACCCGTGCTGTCCACTCGTGGAGCTGGGCTCTGCGCTGGACCTCCTCGTCCAGCTGGCAGGGAGCGGCCCGCCACGCACCCTGCGGAGAAAACGGGACTACTTCTGCCACAACAGGCACGCGGGCCGGAACGTCCCCTACGGCGGCTACGACTGCTGCGACCTGCGGCTGTTGGAGATGGACGTCCAGTCCCTGATCGCCAGCGAGGAGTACTCCTGTCACAGCATGGTCCAGGAAACGCTTCAAGTGATGGAGGCTGCTCCAGGCACTGGCCTGCCCACCGTAGGGCTCTTCTCCTTCGGTGACCCTTGTGGTGACAGGTTTGAGAGAGAAACCCGCATCTCCATCTTCGGTGCTCTTGTGCACAGTCGCACTTATGACATGGATGTGCGACTAGACTTGCCCCCTGTGCCTGATAGTGCAGACCTCTCTGGACTGGCCATTAAG GTCCCTCAGAGTGTGGATCAGTGGGAAGACGAAGGGTTCCAGTCAGCATCCAATTTGACTCCTGATTCTCAGTCTGAACCAAGCATGACTCCAGATGTGGACTTGTGGGAAGCTGCCCTCACGTATGAGCCCAGCAAGCGGAGGTGCTGGGAGCGAGTGGGATG CCCCCCTGGCCACAGAGAGGAGCCCTACCTCACTGAGGCGGGAAGGGACGCCTTTGACAGGTTCTGCAGGCTCCGCCAAGGTGAGCTTCAGGCGCTCAGTGGGGGCCTCCTGCAGGCCCCAAGGCCCCTGCTGGTGAAGGAACAAGAGCTGGTGAAGGACTCGCTGAACGTCCTGCTTGGGGTGGTGTCCGCCACGTTCTCCCTCTGCCAG CTCTCTCAGGCCTTTGTTGTGGAGCGGGGTGTCCACGTGTCAGGGGCTTCTCCCGAGAGCATCAGCAGTATCCTGTCAGAGGTGGCTGAGTATGGGACCTGCTATACACGCCTGAGCCACTTCTCCGTGCAGCCCGTGCTGGGCTCCTCCTGCAGCAGGGGCCTTGTGTTTCAG GCCTTCACCAGCGGCTTGAGGCGGTACCTGCAGTACTACCGGGCCTGCGTCCTCGCCACCCCGCCCACACTCAGCCTCCTCACCATTGGCTTTCTCTTTAAGAAGTTGGGCCGGCAGCTCAG GTACCTGGCTGAGCTTTGTGGTGTTGGCACTGTGCTCCCTGGGTCCAGCGGAGGAGAGCCCAGGGATGCATTCCCTACC GGGGTGAAGCTGCTGTCCTACCTCTATCAGGAAGCCCTGGACAACTGCAGCAATGAGCACTACCCTGTGCTGCTGTCCCTGCTGAAGACAAGCTGTGAGCCCTATACACG GTTCATTCATGACTGGGTGTACAGCGGGGTCTTCAGAGACGTGTATGGGGAGTTCATGATCCAGGTGAACCACGAGTACCTTGGCTTCAGAG ACAAGTTTTACTGGACCCATGGCTATGTGCTCATCTCCAAAGAGGTGGAGGACTGTGTGCCTGTGTTCCTGAAGCACATTGCCCACGACGTGTACGTCTGTGGGAAGACCATCAACCTGCTGAAGCTCTGCTGTCCCCGG CACTACCTCTGTTGGTCAGATGTCCCTGTGCCTCGCATTTCGGTGATTTTCTCCCTGGAGGAGTTGAAGGAGATAGAGAAGGACTGTGCCGTCTACGTTGGGCGGATGGAGAGGGTTGCCCGCCACAGCTCCATCAGCAAGGAGGAGAAG GAACTACGTATGGAAATTGCAAAACAAGAATTAATTGTCCATGCCCGGGAAGCAGCCTCCAGGGTCCTGAGTGAGCTGAGCG ACCGGCAGATGTCCGAGCAGATGGCCTTAGATGCCCGGAAGCGAGAGCAATTTCAGCGTCTAAAGGAGCAATTTGTGAAGGACCAGGAG CGACGCCTGGCGGCCCGACAGGAAGAACTGGAAGATGACTTCAGCTATGCTCGTGAGGTCCGGGACCGAGAGAAGCGGCTGACAGCCCTGGAGGAAGAGCTGGACAGGAAGGCCAG GCAGGCACTGGTGGACCACTATAGCAAGTTGTCTGCAGAGGCAGCTCGTCGGGAGCAGAGGGCACTGTGGAGAATCCAGAGGCACCGATTGGAAAGTGCACGGCTTCGTTTTTTCCTAGAAGATGAAAAGCGTGTCCAG GAGATGCTGAAGAACGTGGCTGAGGTTTGCCAGCCCCAGGAGCTGCTGGGTCACCTCCCAGGTACCTGCTCCCAG GTCACATCTCCAGGCCCCGAGCACCCAGACAGAGGTCCTACCTGTAATTCAGCACCCACAGAGCTGCACTTGGCTGCCTGGGATTGTCCAGGCAGGCCGAGTGTGCCCGCTACGCAGGCCATTGAGTCTCCAGCAGTTGGGGCTGGTGGCTCAGGGACCAGACTGGCAGAGGGGGCTGAGCCGTTCTCTGCTGGCCTCAGCATCACAGACTTCCTGCCCTTGGGTCCCAGCGCTGAGCAGCCTGTGCAGACCAACAGGGCCCTTCCCCTGGAGGAGGCGCTGCAGACCATCAGCTCAGACCTGCCTGCCGTTTCCCCTGGGGAGGCCCATGCCACAGCTGGCACACAGCCTGCCCAGCCACAGGAGTACGACTTCAGCACCGTCCTGAGGCCAGCTGCGGCCACCTCACCTTCCCCAGGTCCCCTTCAGGCTGTTGAGGGCAGCTTGGGCCCTGAGGAGCACGCGCCATGGGAGGGCACGCACGAGGGCACACAGATGGCTCTGTCCCCCCCACTCAGGCATGTCACCTCTGAGGAGGGAAGCAACCAGCCCACAGGGCAGCTCCATAGGCACGTGTCAGATGCCAGCATCAGGGTTGGCGAGAACATGCCAGACGTGGCTCCCTCTCGGCCACGGTGGAACGTCCACGGGCACGTGTCGGATGCCAGCATCAGGGTGGGGGAGAACATGCCAGACGTGGCTCCCTCCCGCCCACGGTGGAACGTCCACGGGCACGTGTCGGATGCCAGCATCAGGGTGGGGGAGAACATGCCAGACGTGGCTCCCTCCCGGCCACGGTGGAACGTCCACGGGCACGTGTCGGATGCCAGCATCAGGGTGGGGGAGAACATGCCAGACGTGGCTCCCTCCCGCCCACGGTGGAACGTCCACGGGCACGTGTCGGATGCCAGCATCAGAGTCGGGGAGAACATGCCAGACGTGGCTCCCTCCCGGCCGCGGTGGAACGTCCACGGGCACGTGTCGGATGCCAGCATCAGAGTCGGGGAGAACATGCCAGACGTGGCTCCCTCCCGGCCGCGGTGGAACGTCCACGGGCACGTGTCAGATGCCAGCATCAGGGTGGGGGAGAACATGCTAGAAGCTGAGCCCATCCCACCCTGGCCCCACCAGAACCCTCCTAGCCACGAGTCCCAGGCAGGCTCAAGCCTGGAAGTACAGAACCCTGCCCTGGAACATGGGCCACGGCTACCTGTAGACACGGAGCCTTCCATCTGCTGTCCCAAAGTGGGCAGCCTGCAGAACTTGCCCTCTGTTGCGTCCAAGTCCAGCACTTTGGGAGACAGTGTCTCTGAGGAGCCAG GTGCAGGGAAGAATGGTGACAATGATGACCTCTCTCCAAGCTGGCCTCCAAACTCTCAG GAAGGCACAGCTGCCCCGAGCAGCCCTGAGGCAGCAGCTGAGGTGGAGGCGCTGCGCTGGGGCAAGGAGCAGGCCTATGTGGCAGGCCTGGCCAGTCGGTACCACCTGGAGCAGTACCCGGACAGCTACGAGTCCATGT CAGAGGCCCCCGCTGCCCACCTGGTACGCCACGTGCTTCCCCGGGCCTTCGCCTTCCCCGTGGACCCCTGGGTGCAGTCGGCTGTGGACGAGACCACGGTGCAGTTGACCGAGCTGCTGACGCTGCCGGTGCTCATGCAGCGCTCCCTTACTGCCCCGCTGGCTGCCCA CGTCTCCCTGGTGAACCAAGCTGCAGTTGACTACTTCTTTGCGGAGCTGCACCTGGAGGCGCACTTTGAGGCTTTGCGGCACTTCCTGCTGATGGAGGATGGGGAGTTTGCCCAGTCCCTGAGTGACCTGCTCTTTGAGAAG CTCGGGGCTGGGCAGACACCTGGGGAACTGCTCAACCCACTGGTCCTCAACTGCATCCTGAGCAAGGCCCTCCAGTACAGCCTCCATGGGGACACCCCACATGCCACCAACCTCTCCTTCGCCCTCAAGTACCTGCCTGAAGTGTTTGCTCCCAATGCCCCGGATGTGCTGAGCTGCCTGGAGCTCAGGTACAAG GTCGACTGGCCCCTCAACATCGTCATCACCGAGAACTGCCTGAGCAAGTACAGCGGCATCTTCTCCTTCCTGCTGCAGCTGAAGCTCATGATGTGGACGCTCAAGGACATCTGCTTCCACCTCAAGCGCACAG CCCTGGTGAGCCACGCAGCTGGCTCAGTGCAGTTCCGCCAGCTGCAGCTGTTCAAACACGAGATGCAGCACTTTGTGAAGGTCACCCAGGGCTACATCGCCAACCAGATCCTGCATGTCAGCTGGTGTGAGTTCAGGGCCCGGCTGGCCACAGTGGGCAACCTTGAGGAGATCCAGCGCGCCCATGCAGAGTATCTGCACAAGGCTGTCTTCAG GGGCCTGCTCACTGAGAAGGCAGCACCGGTCATGAACATCATCCATAGCATTTTCAGCCTGGTGCTGAAGTTCCGCAGCCAGCTCATCTCCCAGGCCTGGGGCCCAGCCAGTGGCCCCCGGGGTGCTGAGCACCCCAACTTTGCTCTCATGCAGCAGTCCTACAGTACCTTCAAGTACTACTCCCACTTCCTCTTCAAAG TGGTGACCAAGTTGGTGAACCGTGGTTACCAGCCCCACCTCGAGGACTTCTTGCTGCGCATCAACTTCAACAGCTACTACCAGGACGCCTGA